A genomic window from Silene latifolia isolate original U9 population chromosome 11, ASM4854445v1, whole genome shotgun sequence includes:
- the LOC141612998 gene encoding uncharacterized protein LOC141612998 — MCMEILSCQLRKAESQKQLLGLKISRYAPPLSHLFYADDAFICCKATPGSFEALRDIFHLFEVVSGQMINLDKSFIKFSPNSPDDFKTHMTAILRMKESSSFGTYLGVPVDLPKRKTTAFHEIIDKVNTRISSWSSLHPVSG; from the coding sequence ATGTGCATGGAAATTCTCTCTTGTCAATTacggaaagctgagtcccaaaaaCAACTACTTGGACTCAAAATATCTCGGTATGCTCCTCCCCTCTCACATCTCTTTTATGCTGATGATGCTTTTATTTGCTGCAAGGCAACCCCTGGTTCCTTTGAGGCTCTTCGTGATATTTTCCACCTCTTTGAAGTTGTTTCGGGTCAAATGATTAATCTTGATAAATCTTTCATCAAGTTCAGCCCTAATTCACCTGATGATTTCAAGACTCATATGACAGCTATTCTTCGCATGAAGGAATCCTCCTCCTTTGGTACTTATTTGGGTGTCCCAGTTGATCTCCCTAAAAGAAAGACTACTGCTTTCCACGAGATCATTGACAAAGTTAATACCCGTATTTCATCATGGTCCTCTCTCCATCCTGTCTCGGGCTAG